Proteins encoded in a region of the Cytobacillus pseudoceanisediminis genome:
- a CDS encoding YggT family protein: MELVFGILSSAIYYYSWALIIYILLSWFPNARESAFGQFLARICEPYLEPFRKIIPPLGMIDISPIVAILVLRFATGGLQQLFYWIS, from the coding sequence ATGGAATTAGTATTTGGGATATTGTCATCTGCAATTTATTATTACTCGTGGGCACTGATTATTTATATTTTGCTGTCCTGGTTCCCTAATGCCAGGGAATCAGCTTTTGGCCAGTTTCTTGCAAGGATTTGTGAACCGTACCTTGAGCCATTCCGCAAAATCATACCTCCGCTTGGAATGATTGATATCTCTCCTATTGTGGCTATCTTAGTTTTGCGATTTGCCACTGGAGGTTTGCAGCAGCTTTTTTATTGGATTTCATAA
- a CDS encoding cell division protein SepF, translating to MSIKSKFKTFFFLDDEYDYKEEEIIEEEREPVKQVQKQQPVQKQNIVSLQSVQKSSKVVLVEPRVYAEAQDIADQLKNRRAVVVNLQRIEKDQAKRIVDFLSGTVYAIGGDIQKIGTDIFLCTPDNVEVSGNISQLMKEQELENTRW from the coding sequence ATGAGTATAAAATCAAAATTTAAAACATTTTTCTTCCTGGATGATGAATATGACTATAAGGAAGAGGAAATCATCGAAGAAGAAAGAGAGCCGGTGAAGCAGGTGCAGAAGCAGCAGCCAGTTCAAAAACAAAACATCGTCAGCCTCCAAAGTGTGCAGAAATCTTCTAAAGTAGTTCTTGTTGAACCGCGTGTTTATGCAGAAGCACAGGATATTGCGGATCAGCTGAAAAACAGAAGAGCTGTTGTTGTCAATCTGCAGAGAATAGAAAAAGATCAGGCAAAGCGGATTGTTGACTTCCTTAGCGGAACCGTTTATGCCATCGGCGGAGATATTCAAAAGATTGGAACTGATATTTTTCTATGTACCCCTGACAATGTTGAGGTATCAGGAAACATCTCTCAGCTGATGAAAGAACAAGAATTAGAAAATACGAGGTGGTAG
- a CDS encoding YggS family pyridoxal phosphate-dependent enzyme: MRVEDNLKQIESAIKEACIKANRKPEEITLIAVTKYVSAERAQEALEAGIVHLGENRDEGLLAKWDVLKDKPTWHFIGTLQTRKVKNIIDKVDYIHSLDRLSLAKEIDKRADRKINCFVQVNVSGEESKQGINPEEVADFISCLADYKNLNVIGLMTMAPLSDDEELLRSCFRKLKNLQTKVKDLGFDFAPCTELSMGMSNDFSLAIEEGATMVRIGTALVGQKSQEV; the protein is encoded by the coding sequence ATGAGAGTAGAAGATAATTTAAAGCAAATTGAGTCAGCTATAAAGGAAGCGTGCATAAAGGCCAACCGTAAGCCAGAAGAAATTACCCTCATTGCTGTTACTAAGTATGTATCAGCCGAACGGGCACAAGAAGCACTTGAAGCAGGAATTGTTCATTTAGGTGAAAATAGGGATGAAGGACTGCTTGCCAAGTGGGATGTGTTAAAGGACAAGCCGACATGGCATTTTATTGGAACGCTGCAAACGCGCAAAGTGAAAAATATAATTGATAAAGTTGATTATATCCATTCACTGGACAGGCTTTCCCTCGCAAAGGAAATCGACAAGCGGGCTGATCGAAAGATAAATTGTTTTGTTCAGGTTAATGTCTCAGGGGAAGAGTCGAAACAGGGAATAAATCCTGAAGAGGTAGCTGACTTTATTTCATGCCTGGCTGATTATAAAAATCTCAATGTTATCGGCCTTATGACAATGGCACCTCTTTCAGATGACGAGGAATTGCTTCGTTCCTGTTTCCGGAAGCTAAAGAACCTGCAAACAAAGGTGAAAGATCTGGGGTTTGATTTTGCTCCTTGTACTGAGCTTTCAATGGGCATGTCTAATGATTTTTCCCTGGCAATTGAAGAAGGTGCCACAATGGTGAGGATTGGTACTGCTTTAGTAGGTCAAAAGAGTCAGGAGGTTTGA
- the sigG gene encoding RNA polymerase sporulation sigma factor SigG — protein sequence MTRNKVEICGVDTSKLPVLKNEEMRELFKQMHKGDITAREKLVNGNLRLVLSVIQRFNNRGEFVDDLFQVGCIGLMKSIDNFDLSQNVKFSTYAVPMIIGEIRRYLRDNNPIRVSRSLRDIAYKALQVRERLMSKTSREPTAEEIAKELDVPHEEIVFALDAIQDPVSLFEPIYNDGGDPIYVMDQLSDERNKDIQWIEEIALKEGMRRLNEREKLILRKRFFQGKTQMEVAEEIGISQAQVSRLEKAAIKQMNKNIQS from the coding sequence TTGACTCGAAATAAAGTAGAAATTTGCGGTGTTGATACTTCAAAGCTTCCAGTTTTAAAAAACGAAGAAATGAGAGAGCTCTTCAAGCAAATGCATAAGGGGGATATAACCGCACGGGAAAAACTCGTCAACGGCAATTTGCGTCTCGTATTAAGTGTGATTCAGCGTTTTAATAACAGAGGCGAATTTGTTGATGACCTTTTCCAGGTCGGCTGTATCGGTCTAATGAAATCTATTGATAATTTTGATCTAAGTCAAAACGTTAAGTTTTCCACCTATGCAGTTCCGATGATCATTGGGGAAATACGCAGGTATCTGCGTGATAATAACCCGATCCGCGTCTCGCGTTCATTAAGGGACATTGCTTATAAAGCTCTGCAGGTAAGAGAACGTTTAATGAGCAAAACATCCAGAGAGCCTACGGCGGAAGAAATAGCAAAAGAGCTGGATGTGCCTCATGAAGAAATCGTTTTTGCATTAGATGCAATTCAGGATCCTGTCTCCTTATTTGAACCCATTTATAATGATGGCGGAGATCCGATCTATGTGATGGATCAGCTGAGTGATGAACGGAACAAAGATATTCAATGGATTGAAGAGATAGCCTTAAAAGAGGGAATGAGAAGACTGAATGAACGGGAAAAACTGATTCTTAGAAAACGCTTCTTCCAGGGCAAAACTCAAATGGAAGTGGCAGAGGAAATCGGCATTTCCCAGGCTCAAGTTTCAAGGCTTGAAAAAGCGGCAATCAAACAAATGAATAAAAATATTCAAAGCTAG
- the spoIIGA gene encoding sigma-E processing peptidase SpoIIGA, translated as MTVYLDIIWALNFMFDSLLLYLTAIILKREIRLWRIFAGGLIGSIIILLVFTPFNEFSGHPVTKLLFSVAMVLAVFGFKRLRYFLKGLMTFYFATFLVGGSLIGIHYFINFDFQLSSSVMLASVKGFGDPISWLFVLLGFPLAWHFSKRNVEGIEMTKIQYDSLIMVRVVINETEFRFRGLIDSGNQLYDPISKMPVMFISIKDRLDEFPPEIIKMAGNPEDIIMGSDSIGGNWEHKMRVIPCKVVGQEHQLIIGFKPDRILLEKENEIIESERGLVSFSMQQLSADDAFQCIVHPKMLTGTSTMKQDAKVS; from the coding sequence TTGACAGTCTATTTGGATATTATCTGGGCGCTGAATTTTATGTTTGACAGCCTTCTCCTTTATCTAACAGCCATAATACTAAAAAGGGAAATCAGGCTTTGGAGGATTTTTGCAGGCGGCTTAATAGGATCGATCATCATTTTATTAGTATTTACACCATTTAATGAATTTTCAGGTCACCCAGTCACTAAATTATTATTCTCGGTTGCAATGGTATTGGCTGTTTTTGGCTTTAAGCGTTTGCGTTACTTTCTAAAAGGGCTCATGACTTTTTATTTTGCTACTTTTTTAGTTGGAGGCTCATTAATAGGCATTCATTATTTTATTAATTTTGATTTTCAGCTTTCTTCATCTGTCATGCTCGCCAGTGTTAAAGGCTTTGGTGATCCAATCAGCTGGCTGTTTGTACTTCTTGGGTTTCCTCTTGCCTGGCATTTCTCTAAGAGAAACGTTGAAGGAATTGAGATGACAAAAATACAATATGACTCTTTAATTATGGTGCGTGTTGTTATCAATGAAACAGAATTCCGTTTCAGAGGCCTGATTGACAGCGGCAACCAGTTATACGATCCCATTTCGAAAATGCCAGTGATGTTTATATCCATTAAAGACAGGCTTGACGAGTTCCCGCCTGAAATAATTAAAATGGCAGGGAACCCGGAAGATATCATTATGGGCAGTGATTCAATTGGCGGGAATTGGGAGCATAAAATGAGGGTTATTCCATGTAAGGTTGTTGGACAAGAACACCAGTTGATTATAGGATTCAAGCCTGACCGCATTCTCCTTGAAAAAGAGAATGAAATAATAGAATCGGAGCGAGGATTAGTTTCCTTTTCCATGCAGCAGCTATCTGCGGACGATGCGTTCCAGTGCATTGTTCATCCTAAGATGCTTACAGGTACAAGTACAATGAAGCAGGATGCAAAAGTAAGTTAA
- the hmpA gene encoding NO-inducible flavohemoprotein: MLDTKTIEIIKSTVPVLEKHGEDITKTFYKLMFTNHPELLNIFNHANQKQGRQQKALANSVYAAAKYIDNLEAILPVVTQIAHKHRSLGIKPEHYPIVGEHLILAIKEVLKEAATEEIIDAWTKAYGVIADAFIGLEKSLYEDAADKPGGWDDFRTFTVAKKVKESDVITSFYFTPDDRGNISSYLPGQYISMKLNIPGEDYTHIRQYSLSDSPEKSYYRISVKKEEGHSEKPDGKVSSYLHNDLKEGDHIEISAPAGEFVLDKMNNPVVLLSGGVGITPMHSMLRHLDATGVNHETIFVHAALNGNVHAFLGEVHEIEKRNSLVKTYFCYESPTEQDIAEKTFSKEGYITSDWLNTIVPNKDSMVYMCGPVPFMQAMYEALLEAGFQKENIRYEFFGPSMQLKETQMV, translated from the coding sequence ATGCTGGACACAAAAACAATTGAAATTATTAAAAGCACTGTACCTGTACTTGAAAAACATGGCGAAGATATTACGAAAACCTTTTATAAGTTAATGTTTACAAATCACCCTGAACTGCTGAACATCTTTAATCATGCTAATCAGAAACAGGGACGACAGCAAAAAGCACTGGCAAATTCAGTATATGCTGCTGCAAAATATATCGATAACCTGGAAGCTATTCTCCCGGTTGTCACACAAATCGCTCATAAGCACCGATCCTTAGGCATTAAGCCTGAACATTATCCGATTGTTGGAGAGCATTTAATTCTTGCAATCAAGGAAGTGCTGAAAGAGGCTGCTACTGAAGAAATTATTGATGCATGGACTAAAGCTTATGGTGTGATTGCGGATGCATTCATCGGATTAGAAAAGAGCCTTTATGAGGATGCCGCTGATAAGCCAGGAGGCTGGGATGACTTCAGAACATTCACTGTTGCAAAAAAGGTGAAAGAAAGTGATGTAATTACTTCCTTCTATTTTACACCTGACGATAGGGGGAATATTTCCAGTTATCTTCCTGGCCAGTATATTAGTATGAAATTAAATATTCCAGGAGAAGATTATACACATATCCGCCAATACAGCCTTTCTGACTCTCCGGAAAAGTCATATTACAGAATTTCTGTTAAGAAAGAAGAAGGCCATTCTGAAAAACCGGACGGAAAGGTTTCCAGCTATCTTCACAATGATCTGAAAGAGGGCGATCATATAGAAATAAGTGCTCCTGCCGGAGAATTTGTTCTGGATAAAATGAATAATCCTGTCGTTCTGCTTAGCGGCGGAGTAGGCATTACACCAATGCACAGCATGCTGCGTCATCTTGATGCAACAGGAGTAAATCATGAAACTATTTTTGTTCATGCTGCACTAAACGGGAATGTACATGCATTTTTAGGAGAAGTACATGAAATTGAAAAAAGGAATTCATTGGTAAAAACATATTTCTGCTATGAAAGTCCAACAGAACAAGATATAGCCGAAAAGACCTTCAGCAAAGAAGGCTATATTACTTCAGACTGGTTAAACACCATAGTGCCAAATAAAGATAGTATGGTTTATATGTGCGGGCCAGTACCATTTATGCAGGCTATGTACGAGGCATTGCTTGAAGCAGGCTTTCAGAAGGAAAATATCCGATATGAATTCTTTGGACCTTCTATGCAGCTAAAGGAAACTCAGATGGTTTAA
- the ftsA gene encoding cell division protein FtsA encodes MNSNEIYVSLDIGTSSVKVIIGEMVNDSLNIIGVGNVQSEGLRKGSIVDIDETVHSIKKAIEQAERMIGMEIKNVIVGITGNHVMLQPSHGVVAVSSENREITDEDVARVIDAAQVVSIPPERDIIDVIPKQFIVDGLDEISDPRGMIGVRLEMEGTIITGSKTILHNTLRCVERAGLEIMDISLQPLAAGAFALSKDEKNLGVALVDIGGGSTTIAIFENGSLKATSVLPVGGDHITKDLSIGLRTSTEDAEKIKTKYGYAFYDHASEDEVFSVPIIGSDQHQQFNQLEISDIIEARMEEIFDLIQHEVKRLGAKDLPGGYVLSGGVANTQGILELAQDIFQNRVRIAIPDYIGVREPQYTTAVGLIKFAYKNAKIQGRKMEQPVTVPEAKEKRVQKPQPQPKTKPEKQPEEKITSRVKKFLGYFFE; translated from the coding sequence ATGAACAGCAATGAAATATATGTTAGTCTTGACATCGGTACATCCAGTGTAAAAGTAATCATTGGGGAAATGGTCAATGACTCTTTAAATATTATTGGTGTTGGCAATGTACAGTCAGAAGGGTTACGCAAGGGTTCCATTGTTGACATAGACGAAACCGTTCATTCTATTAAAAAGGCAATCGAACAGGCTGAGAGAATGATAGGAATGGAGATAAAGAATGTGATTGTAGGAATTACCGGCAATCATGTTATGCTTCAGCCATCCCATGGTGTTGTTGCAGTCTCGAGTGAAAATAGGGAAATTACAGACGAAGATGTTGCTAGAGTCATAGACGCGGCACAAGTTGTATCGATCCCGCCGGAAAGAGATATTATTGATGTCATTCCAAAACAGTTTATCGTTGACGGATTGGACGAGATCAGTGATCCCCGCGGAATGATTGGTGTGCGGCTGGAAATGGAAGGCACCATTATTACAGGATCGAAAACGATTTTACATAACACCCTGCGCTGTGTTGAACGCGCTGGCCTTGAAATCATGGATATTTCGCTTCAGCCTCTGGCAGCAGGTGCATTCGCTCTTTCAAAAGATGAGAAAAATCTGGGAGTTGCACTTGTTGATATTGGCGGCGGCTCCACAACTATTGCCATATTTGAAAATGGATCATTAAAGGCAACCAGTGTGCTTCCTGTAGGGGGAGACCATATCACAAAAGACTTATCTATCGGACTCCGCACATCTACAGAAGATGCAGAAAAAATCAAAACAAAATATGGCTACGCGTTCTATGACCATGCATCTGAAGATGAGGTATTCAGTGTTCCCATCATCGGAAGCGATCAGCATCAGCAATTTAATCAATTGGAAATTTCAGATATTATTGAAGCCCGGATGGAAGAGATTTTTGATCTTATCCAGCACGAAGTGAAACGTCTTGGAGCAAAAGATCTTCCAGGGGGCTATGTACTATCTGGAGGCGTAGCTAATACCCAGGGAATTCTTGAACTGGCACAGGATATATTCCAAAATAGAGTGCGTATCGCAATCCCTGATTATATTGGCGTGAGGGAACCGCAGTATACGACTGCTGTTGGATTGATTAAGTTCGCATATAAGAATGCTAAAATACAGGGCAGAAAAATGGAGCAGCCAGTGACTGTCCCTGAAGCTAAAGAAAAACGAGTGCAAAAACCGCAACCGCAACCGAAAACAAAGCCGGAAAAACAGCCGGAAGAAAAAATCACATCAAGAGTTAAAAAGTTCCTCGGATACTTTTTCGAATAA
- a CDS encoding small basic family protein, producing MWLPVLGLIIGVILGLMTDIKVPDEYSNYLSIAVLAALDTLFGGIRAQLQNIYDEKVFVSGFFFNILLAASLAFLGVHLGVDLYLAAVFAFGVRLFQNIAVIRRILIAKWSQNREKTEKNDI from the coding sequence ATGTGGCTTCCTGTTTTAGGATTGATCATTGGTGTGATACTTGGACTTATGACAGATATAAAAGTGCCGGATGAATACTCGAATTATCTTTCCATTGCTGTTCTTGCTGCATTGGATACTCTATTCGGAGGGATCAGGGCGCAGCTTCAAAATATTTATGATGAAAAAGTTTTCGTTTCCGGTTTCTTTTTTAACATCCTGCTGGCAGCAAGTTTAGCTTTTCTGGGTGTCCATCTTGGTGTAGACTTGTACTTAGCAGCAGTATTTGCTTTTGGGGTCAGGCTTTTCCAAAATATTGCGGTCATCAGAAGAATTTTAATCGCAAAATGGTCCCAAAACAGAGAAAAAACAGAAAAAAATGATATTTAA
- a CDS encoding DUF881 domain-containing protein, with product MDSKKKFSFTFITVIIGFMIAIQFQTVKEPAVRDTRDTWQLRGDILKEKELQLKLLREISSNEEKIAQYETKRKQSKEQVLRDTLEELKMEAGLSEVTGPGIIISIEPVHEELLLGKQADSVSPDLLKRLVNELNMYDAKHISIGGRRIINTTVIRDINSETMIDGFALNRLPIEVKVITENTQSAEKLFNRMQVSNTAEEFFIDNLRVKVEKSAEPVTIPAYDEALRIRHMEPVKPDEGGKS from the coding sequence GTGGACAGCAAGAAGAAATTCAGCTTTACCTTTATAACCGTAATAATTGGCTTTATGATTGCCATACAGTTTCAAACAGTTAAGGAACCGGCTGTCCGGGATACAAGGGATACCTGGCAGCTTAGAGGTGACATCCTTAAAGAAAAAGAACTGCAATTAAAACTTTTGCGGGAAATTAGTTCAAATGAAGAAAAAATTGCCCAATATGAAACAAAGCGCAAACAAAGCAAAGAGCAAGTGCTTCGTGATACGCTGGAAGAATTAAAAATGGAAGCCGGACTAAGTGAAGTGACGGGACCAGGCATAATCATAAGCATTGAACCGGTGCATGAGGAGCTTCTTCTGGGCAAACAGGCTGATTCTGTTTCCCCGGATTTGCTCAAGAGGCTTGTCAATGAGTTAAATATGTATGATGCCAAGCACATTTCCATTGGAGGCAGAAGGATCATCAACACGACAGTCATAAGGGATATCAACAGTGAGACCATGATAGATGGATTTGCCTTAAATCGCCTGCCTATAGAAGTGAAAGTAATAACTGAGAATACCCAATCTGCCGAGAAGCTTTTTAATCGCATGCAAGTATCAAATACTGCCGAAGAATTTTTCATTGACAATCTGAGGGTTAAGGTGGAAAAGTCTGCAGAGCCTGTCACGATTCCTGCATATGATGAGGCATTGAGAATCAGACATATGGAGCCTGTGAAACCTGACGAAGGAGGCAAATCATAA
- the spoVE gene encoding stage V sporulation protein E: protein MPTKKTTPDVILMIVTFMLLAVGLTMVYSASAIWADYKFDDSFFFAKRQMLFAGVGIIAMFFIMNVDYWTWRTWAKVLIIVCFVLLLLVLIPGIGNVRNGSRSWIGVGAFSVQPSEFMKLAMIVFMAKFLSEKQKLITSFRKGLVPSLGLVFLAFGLIMLQPDLGTGTVMVGTCVVMIFIAGARISHFVWFGVAGLAGFVALVLSAPYRIKRITSFLDPWEDPLGSGFQIIQSLYAIGPGGLFGLGLGQSRQKFFYLPEPQTDFIFAILAEELGFIGGSFVILLFALLLWRGIRIALGAPDLYGSFLAVGIIAMVAIQVMINIGVVTGLMPVTGITLPFLSYGGSSLTLMLMAIGVLLNISRYARY, encoded by the coding sequence TTGCCGACCAAAAAAACCACTCCCGATGTTATATTAATGATCGTCACTTTTATGCTGCTTGCTGTAGGATTGACTATGGTATATAGTGCAAGTGCAATTTGGGCAGATTATAAATTTGATGATTCTTTCTTTTTTGCGAAAAGGCAAATGCTTTTTGCCGGAGTTGGAATTATTGCGATGTTTTTTATCATGAATGTGGATTATTGGACCTGGAGAACATGGGCAAAGGTTTTAATCATTGTCTGTTTTGTACTTTTGCTCCTGGTGCTCATTCCGGGAATCGGCAATGTGCGAAATGGCTCGCGGAGCTGGATTGGTGTAGGAGCATTTTCTGTTCAGCCTTCCGAGTTTATGAAGCTTGCCATGATTGTGTTTATGGCAAAATTCCTCTCCGAAAAACAAAAGCTGATCACCTCTTTCAGAAAAGGTCTTGTTCCATCTTTAGGGCTTGTATTTTTAGCATTTGGATTAATAATGCTGCAGCCTGATTTAGGCACTGGAACTGTAATGGTGGGTACTTGCGTCGTCATGATTTTTATCGCGGGAGCGAGGATCAGCCACTTTGTCTGGTTTGGCGTTGCAGGTTTAGCCGGATTTGTCGCACTTGTTCTGTCAGCCCCATACAGGATAAAGCGGATTACTTCATTTTTAGACCCATGGGAAGATCCTCTGGGCAGCGGATTTCAGATTATCCAATCCTTATATGCAATAGGGCCTGGAGGATTGTTTGGCCTTGGCCTTGGACAGAGCAGACAGAAGTTTTTTTATCTTCCTGAGCCGCAGACAGATTTTATCTTTGCTATTTTAGCTGAGGAACTGGGATTTATAGGCGGATCCTTTGTCATTTTATTATTTGCACTTCTTTTATGGCGCGGCATCCGCATAGCACTGGGCGCCCCTGATTTATATGGGAGTTTCTTGGCTGTTGGGATCATAGCAATGGTCGCTATTCAGGTAATGATAAATATTGGTGTAGTAACAGGACTGATGCCTGTTACTGGCATCACACTTCCGTTTCTGAGCTACGGGGGATCGTCTTTGACACTGATGCTCATGGCTATAGGGGTTCTGCTTAATATAAGCAGATATGCAAGGTACTAG
- the murD gene encoding UDP-N-acetylmuramoyl-L-alanine--D-glutamate ligase, with translation MKEVNRYRHKKILVLGLAKSGVSAASLLHKLGAFVTVNDFKPLAENPEAQGLLEQGITVICGGHPIELLEEGFELIVKNPGIPYHNPMIKGALEKGIPVITEVELAFQVSEAPFIAITGTNGKTTTTTLVFEMLQAGSKMPLIAGNIGTVASEVAQNAAEENNIVIELSSFQLMGIQDFRPRIAILTNLYDAHLDYHGTREEYHAAKANITMNQTEKDYFIVNADQDKVMEAAARSEAKIIPFSTSRVLSEGAYVKDGWIYFNDEQVMKRKDVSLPGEHNLENILSSVAAAKLTGVGNEAISQVLSSFTGVKHRLQYVGEYQSRKFYNDSKATNILATKNAVSAFDQPVILLAGGLDRGNGFDELIPSLKKVKALVTFGQTAEKIENAAMEAGIKTIERVDNVEKAVPAAFKLSEPGDVILLSPACASWDQYKTFEVRGDMFIDAVHKLN, from the coding sequence GTGAAAGAAGTCAATCGCTATCGACATAAAAAAATATTAGTACTGGGTCTGGCCAAAAGCGGAGTGAGTGCAGCTTCCCTTTTACATAAGCTTGGAGCATTTGTAACTGTTAACGATTTTAAGCCTCTTGCGGAAAATCCTGAAGCTCAAGGACTGCTTGAACAAGGGATTACGGTTATATGCGGGGGCCATCCAATTGAACTTCTGGAAGAGGGGTTCGAGCTGATTGTAAAAAATCCGGGTATTCCTTACCATAATCCAATGATAAAAGGAGCTCTTGAAAAGGGCATACCGGTCATTACAGAGGTGGAGCTTGCCTTTCAGGTCTCTGAAGCTCCTTTTATTGCGATTACAGGTACCAATGGAAAAACCACCACAACTACTCTTGTGTTTGAAATGCTTCAGGCAGGAAGCAAAATGCCGCTGATAGCAGGAAATATTGGAACAGTAGCTTCCGAGGTTGCCCAGAATGCTGCAGAAGAAAATAATATCGTGATTGAGCTTTCATCGTTTCAGCTGATGGGTATTCAGGATTTCAGGCCGAGAATCGCCATTTTAACAAATTTATATGATGCCCATTTGGATTATCATGGTACTAGAGAAGAGTATCATGCAGCCAAAGCCAATATTACGATGAATCAGACTGAAAAGGATTATTTCATAGTCAATGCCGATCAAGATAAAGTAATGGAAGCCGCTGCACGGTCAGAGGCGAAAATAATACCTTTTTCAACTTCCAGAGTCCTGTCTGAAGGGGCATATGTCAAAGATGGCTGGATTTATTTTAATGATGAACAAGTGATGAAAAGAAAAGATGTTTCATTGCCGGGAGAGCACAATCTTGAGAATATCCTGTCCTCAGTGGCTGCTGCCAAGCTGACCGGTGTCGGGAATGAAGCCATTAGCCAAGTTCTAAGTTCGTTTACCGGAGTCAAACACCGCCTGCAGTATGTAGGCGAATACCAGAGCAGGAAATTTTATAATGATTCTAAAGCAACGAACATTTTAGCAACGAAGAATGCAGTGTCAGCATTTGATCAGCCTGTCATTCTTCTTGCAGGCGGTCTTGACCGCGGAAATGGCTTTGATGAACTCATCCCATCTCTCAAAAAGGTAAAAGCTCTTGTAACCTTTGGACAAACAGCTGAAAAGATTGAAAATGCAGCGATGGAAGCGGGAATAAAAACAATTGAGCGTGTCGATAATGTTGAAAAAGCCGTACCTGCCGCCTTTAAGCTTTCAGAGCCAGGAGATGTGATTCTGCTTTCTCCTGCTTGTGCAAGCTGGGACCAATATAAAACTTTTGAGGTTCGGGGAGACATGTTTATAGATGCGGTGCATAAGCTTAATTAA
- the mraY gene encoding phospho-N-acetylmuramoyl-pentapeptide-transferase yields MMEQVIFFTILAGFLITVLLSPIFIPFLRRLKFGQSIREEGPKSHQKKTGTPTMGGIMILLSVTVTTLLMTGKFSGPTVETYLLLLVTLGFGLLGFLDDFIKVVLKRNLGLTSKQKLLGQIIISVIFYFVFKQNDFSTEVHIPLTDISIDLGWWYVLFIIFWLVGFSNAVNLTDGLDGLVSGTAAIAFGAFAVLAWNQSQFEVSIFSVAVVGAVLGFLVFNAHPAKVFMGDTGSLALGGAIATIAILTKLEIILIIIGGVFVIETLSVILQVASFKTTGKRIFRMSPLHHHYELVGWSEWRVVVTFWTVGLLFAILGIYIEVWV; encoded by the coding sequence ATGATGGAGCAAGTTATTTTTTTCACAATATTGGCAGGCTTTTTAATAACTGTTTTGCTGTCTCCCATTTTTATTCCCTTCCTGAGAAGACTGAAATTCGGGCAGAGCATCCGTGAAGAAGGCCCTAAATCCCATCAGAAAAAGACAGGTACCCCGACAATGGGCGGAATCATGATTCTTCTTTCTGTTACGGTGACCACTTTGCTTATGACCGGGAAATTTTCAGGGCCTACTGTAGAAACTTATTTGCTGCTGCTGGTTACCCTGGGCTTTGGACTCCTCGGTTTTCTTGATGACTTTATTAAAGTAGTATTAAAGCGCAACTTAGGTCTGACTTCAAAGCAAAAGCTGCTGGGCCAAATCATTATTTCTGTTATTTTTTATTTTGTTTTCAAGCAAAATGATTTTTCAACAGAAGTGCATATTCCGCTGACAGACATTTCGATTGATTTGGGCTGGTGGTATGTTTTATTTATTATTTTCTGGCTGGTCGGATTCTCGAATGCTGTCAATCTGACAGATGGACTTGATGGTCTTGTTTCAGGAACTGCTGCAATCGCTTTTGGAGCATTTGCAGTACTGGCATGGAATCAATCCCAATTTGAAGTTTCCATTTTTTCTGTAGCTGTAGTGGGAGCGGTATTGGGTTTCCTTGTCTTTAATGCCCACCCTGCAAAGGTGTTTATGGGAGATACAGGATCACTGGCTTTGGGAGGGGCTATTGCGACCATAGCCATCTTGACAAAACTTGAAATCATCCTGATTATTATCGGCGGTGTTTTTGTTATTGAAACATTATCTGTTATTTTACAGGTGGCATCTTTTAAGACCACCGGGAAGCGGATCTTCCGTATGAGCCCGCTCCATCATCATTATGAATTGGTGGGCTGGTCAGAATGGCGTGTTGTCGTTACATTCTGGACCGTAGGCCTATTATTTGCAATCTTAGGAATCTATATTGAGGTGTGGGTGTAA